ACTACTGCCGAAGAACTTTTTAAATACCGCTCCTGTATAGCCCAATAGCGCAGAGATATCGAGTTTGAGTAAGATGAGAATACGCGATAAGTCGATGGGATTGAGGATCGTTCCAATCAGAGAAATATTCTCTAAAGGATAATCGCCAAAAACCATTAAGATACTCAAGAAGATACCATCGTAGATGACCGCTAAAAACAACCACAAGAGGATGGCTAGACCAAATCCTTTGATTTTGTTTTCATTTCTCAACCCCAGGTTATAGGCCAGTGCACTAAAGATAAAAGTTAAGAAAGCACCAATTCCTAGAAGGGCTAGAAACTCAAAGATGATATCCGATTCAAAGAGACCATAGCAAATAAATGGAATACCTAACCCGATTAGCAAACTCATCGATAACGATAGCGCAACACCGAGGTATTGTCCAATAAAGATGGAAGATCGCTTAATGGGTAGTGCTAATAAAAGCTCTGTAAACTCTTTTGAATCATAGTAGTACATGATTCCGAAAATCGTACTGATCAGCGGAACAAGCACAATAATGATATTCATCAATGTAATAATAGCCTTGCCAATATCGTGATTCAAAAATAACAAGACAAATCCCAAGAGCAAGTAGAAGCCTAAATAGAAGTAGCTCCATCTACTGCGCATTAAGTCGTAACAACTATATTTTAGAATTTTAAGCATATTAATCGATTAAAAGATTAGCAATAGCGTGTTCAAAAGAATCTTGTTGCGTGGATTCTTTTAGCTGTTCAATGGTGCCTTTGAAGTATATTTTTCCTTCGAGAATAAAAATAATCTGATCGGATATTTCTTCCACAAAGCTCATAATATGAGAAGTAACAAGAATCGTTTTTCCTTTTTGTTTTTCATTGAGGATGAGCTGCTTCAGGGTAATCATAGCAGCAGGGTCAAGTCC
The window above is part of the Myroides odoratus DSM 2801 genome. Proteins encoded here:
- a CDS encoding ABC-2 transporter permease: MLKILKYSCYDLMRSRWSYFYLGFYLLLGFVLLFLNHDIGKAIITLMNIIIVLVPLISTIFGIMYYYDSKEFTELLLALPIKRSSIFIGQYLGVALSLSMSLLIGLGIPFICYGLFESDIIFEFLALLGIGAFLTFIFSALAYNLGLRNENKIKGFGLAILLWLFLAVIYDGIFLSILMVFGDYPLENISLIGTILNPIDLSRILILLKLDISALLGYTGAVFKKFFGSSSGSIISFLLLSLWTLLPILLIYVTGKKKNF